The Euryarchaeota archaeon sequence ATGAAGGCGCAAAGAACATGGATGAATTGCTCGCGCGCCTTCTTAGCAACTACAGACAGACGCGGTTTCTCGAAGCCTCCGAACTCTTCAAGAAGAAACTGCAGGGCAAAGGGCTCGACCTCGAGGACATGGTCAAGTGAAGGGCGTCATCGACACGAACGTCTTGTTCTCGGCGCTCTACGCCCCGCAATCGTTTCCGGGTCTAGTGCTTCTGGCAGGAGCGGACGGCACTGTCGATCTATATGCCACCGACACAATCGAGAGCGAACTTGAGCGGACTCTCAAGTGGAAACTCGACTATTCAGAGGACGATTGGCGGTTCACCCGCGAACGCCTTCCGATCACTTGGCTCGCGGCGGAAGAGTATTCAATGGCAATCGCCAAGGCCTCCTCTGTCCTTTCCGACAAGGGCGATGTTCCGGTTCTTGCCGCCGCCCTCGTTCTTCGCGCACCAGTCGTGTCTGGAGACCGGGGCTTCTCAAACGCGCATAGGGTAGGCGTCGAGTGGCACACGCCGAAACGGTTCGTCCAACGTCTGGAAGGCCGTTAGCGCCGGCGCCTCCGCCTCACGAACACCCCATACTGTTCCCACAGTTCAGGCACTTGAAGCACGCGGCGTTCCTCACGGTCTTATGCCCGCACTGGTGGCAGTCCGGCCCATCACACTAACTTCATAAGGTCAAGCGATACTTTCGGCGACGTCCACTCCATCCGGAGCAACTGTCGTGAGAACCCCCTTCGACGAACACGCCGATCGCGCCAACAAGTTTGGCTTCCACAATCACCGGGATAACAGCCATTCCGA is a genomic window containing:
- a CDS encoding PIN domain-containing protein, producing MKGVIDTNVLFSALYAPQSFPGLVLLAGADGTVDLYATDTIESELERTLKWKLDYSEDDWRFTRERLPITWLAAEEYSMAIAKASSVLSDKGDVPVLAAALVLRAPVVSGDRGFSNAHRVGVEWHTPKRFVQRLEGR